From Desmodus rotundus isolate HL8 chromosome 12, HLdesRot8A.1, whole genome shotgun sequence, one genomic window encodes:
- the RPS27 gene encoding small ribosomal subunit protein eS27 isoform X1 has translation MPLAKDLLHPSPEEEKRKHKKKRLVQSPNSYFMDVKCPGCYKITTVFSHAQTVVLCVGCSTVLCQPTGGKARLTEGCSFRRKQH, from the exons ATGCCT CTCGCAAAGGATCTCCTTCATCCCTCTCCAGAAGAGGAGAAGCGGAAACACAAGAAGAAGCGCCTGGTGCAGAGCCCCAATTCCTACTTCATGGATGTGAAATGCCCAG GATGCTATAAAATCACCACCGTCTTTAGCCATGCACAAACGGTAGTTTTGTGTGTGGGCTGCTCTACTGTCCTCTGTCAGCCCACGGGAGGAAAAGCAAGGCTGACAGAAG GATGCTCCTTCAGAAGGAAGCAGCACTAA
- the RPS27 gene encoding small ribosomal subunit protein eS27 isoform X2 encodes MDVKCPGCYKITTVFSHAQTVVLCVGCSTVLCQPTGGKARLTEGCSFRRKQH; translated from the exons ATGGATGTGAAATGCCCAG GATGCTATAAAATCACCACCGTCTTTAGCCATGCACAAACGGTAGTTTTGTGTGTGGGCTGCTCTACTGTCCTCTGTCAGCCCACGGGAGGAAAAGCAAGGCTGACAGAAG GATGCTCCTTCAGAAGGAAGCAGCACTAA